In a genomic window of Epinephelus fuscoguttatus linkage group LG23, E.fuscoguttatus.final_Chr_v1:
- the LOC125884455 gene encoding uncharacterized protein LOC125884455 isoform X3 produces the protein MMCIILLLINLTSCVCGTFVVNVTQTSYQAEEDHNITLEWMFTTKPGSSLHSLYIYCELLTDLRASVLFHLHGGVEVPESQDEQFTGRVQCDKDVLREGRLRLHVSRLRTDDSGQYMCEVSTRYGGSTATCRLNVTAADEPKPQRPTESPQPESPQPESRGRIGLYVGLGLAAALLFVCTIFAVKVYLTKCTDKKENNASTDTDVTRETTHEDVQEPVSESLEH, from the exons ATGATGTGCATCATCCTGCTGCTCATCAACCTGACCTcctgtgtctgtg GAACATTTGTAGTCaatgtgacacagacctcctatCAGGCAGAGGAGGACCACAACATCACACTGGAGTGGATGTTCACCACCAAACCTGGCAGCTCCCTCCACTCCCTTTATATCTACTGTGAACTGTTAACTGATCTCAGAGCCTCAG TCCTGTTTCATCTACATGGAGGTGTTGAGGTCCCAGAGTCTCAGGATGAACAGTTTACAGGACGAGTCCAGTGTGACAAAGACGTCCTCAGAGAGGGACGACTCAGACTTCATGTGTCCAGACTCAGGACTGATGACTCGGGACAGTACATGTGTGAAGTGTCCACACGTTATGGCGGCAGCACTGCTACATGTCGGCTCAATGTCACTG CTGCTGATGAGCCCAAACCTCAGAGACCAACAGAGAGTCCACAACCAGAGAGTCCACAACCAGAGAGTCGAGGAAGGATCGGCCTTTACGTTGGACTGGGACTGGCAGCAGCTCTACTGTTTGTCTGTACCATCTTTGCAGTCAAAGTCTATTTAACTAAATGTACTGataagaaagaaaacaatgcatcCACAGACACTGATGTTACCAGAGAAACAACTCATGAGGACGTACAGGAGCCTGTGAGTGAGTCATTAGAGCACTGA
- the LOC125884455 gene encoding uncharacterized protein LOC125884455 isoform X2, translating to MMCIILLLINLTSCVCGTFVVNVTQTSYQAEEDHNITLEWMFTTKPGSSLHSLYIYCELLTDLRASGLFHLHGGVEVPESQDEQFTGRVQCDKDVLREGRLRLHVSRLRTNDSGLYMCEVSTRYGGSTATCRLNVTAADEPKPQRPTESPQPESPQPESRGRIGLYVGLGLAAALLFVCTIFAVKVYLTKCTDKKENNASTDTDVTRETTHEDVQEPVSESLEH from the exons ATGATGTGCATCATCCTGCTGCTCATCAACCTGACCTcctgtgtctgtg GAACATTTGTAGTCaatgtgacacagacctcctatCAGGCAGAGGAGGACCACAACATCACACTGGAGTGGATGTTCACCACCAAACCTGGCAGCTCCCTCCACTCCCTTTATATCTACTGTGAACTGTTAACTGATCTCAGAGCCTCAGGTCTGTTTCATCTACATGGAGGTGTTGAGGTCCCAGAGTCTCAGGATGAACAGTTTACAGGACGAGTCCAGTGTGACAAAGACGTCCTCAGAGAGGGACGACTCAGACTTCATGTGTCCAGACTCAGGACTAATGACTCAGGACTGTACATGTGTGAAGTGTCCACACGTTATGGCGGCAGCACTGCTACATGTCGGCTCAATGTCACTG CTGCTGATGAGCCCAAACCTCAGAGACCAACAGAGAGTCCACAACCAGAGAGTCCACAACCAGAGAGTCGAGGAAGGATCGGCCTTTACGTTGGACTGGGACTGGCAGCAGCTCTACTGTTTGTCTGTACCATCTTTGCAGTCAAAGTCTATTTAACTAAATGTACTGataagaaagaaaacaatgcatcCACAGACACTGATGTTACCAGAGAAACAACTCATGAGGACGTACAGGAGCCTGTGAGTGAGTCATTAGAGCACTGA
- the LOC125884455 gene encoding uncharacterized protein LOC125884455 isoform X5, with amino-acid sequence MMCIILLLINLTSCVCGTFVVNVTQTSYQAEENHNITLEWMFTTKPGSSLHSLYIYCQLFTDLRPSVLFRLHGGVEVPESQDEQFTGRVQCDKDVLREGRLRLHVSRLRTDDSGQYMCEVSTRYGGSTATCRLNVTAADEPKPQRPTESPQPESPQPESRGRIGLYVGLGLAAALLFVCTIFAVKVYLTKCTDKKENNASTDTDVTRETTHEDVQEPVSESLEH; translated from the exons ATGATGTGCATCATCCTGCTGCTCATCAACCTGACCTcctgtgtctgtg GAACATTTGTAGTCaatgtgacacagacctcctatCAGGCAGAGGAGAACCACAACATCACACTGGAGTGGATGTTCACCACCAAACCTGGCAGCTCCCTCCACTCCCTTTATATCTACTGTCAACTGTTCACTGATCTCAGACCATCAGTCCTGTTTCGTCTACATGGAGGTGTTGAG GTCCCAGAGTCTCAGGATGAACAGTTTACAGGACGAGTCCAGTGTGACAAAGACGTCCTCAGAGAGGGACGACTCAGACTTCATGTGTCCAGACTCAGGACTGATGACTCGGGACAGTACATGTGTGAAGTGTCCACACGTTATGGCGGCAGCACTGCTACATGTCGGCTCAATGTCACTG CTGCTGATGAGCCCAAACCTCAGAGACCAACAGAGAGTCCACAACCAGAGAGTCCACAACCAGAGAGTCGAGGAAGGATCGGCCTTTACGTTGGACTGGGACTGGCAGCAGCTCTACTGTTTGTCTGTACCATCTTTGCAGTCAAAGTCTATTTAACTAAATGTACTGataagaaagaaaacaatgcatcCACAGACACTGATGTTACCAGAGAAACAACTCATGAGGACGTACAGGAGCCTGTGAGTGAGTCATTAGAGCACTGA
- the LOC125884455 gene encoding uncharacterized protein LOC125884455 isoform X6 codes for MMCIILLLINLTSCVCGTFVVNVTQTSYQAEENHNITLEWMFTTKPGSSLHSLYIYCQLFTDLRPSVLFRLHGGVEVPESQDEQFTGRVQCDKDVLREGRLRLHVSRLRTNDSGLYMCEVSTRYGGSTATCRLNVTAADEPKPQRPTESPQPESPQPESRGRIGLYVGLGLAAALLFVCTIFAVKVYLTKCTDKKENNASTDTDVTRETTHEDVQEPVSESLEH; via the exons ATGATGTGCATCATCCTGCTGCTCATCAACCTGACCTcctgtgtctgtg GAACATTTGTAGTCaatgtgacacagacctcctatCAGGCAGAGGAGAACCACAACATCACACTGGAGTGGATGTTCACCACCAAACCTGGCAGCTCCCTCCACTCCCTTTATATCTACTGTCAACTGTTCACTGATCTCAGACCATCAGTCCTGTTTCGTCTACATGGAGGTGTTGAG GTCCCAGAGTCTCAGGATGAACAGTTTACAGGACGAGTCCAGTGTGACAAAGACGTCCTCAGAGAGGGACGACTCAGACTTCATGTGTCCAGACTCAGGACTAATGACTCAGGACTGTACATGTGTGAAGTGTCCACACGTTATGGCGGCAGCACTGCTACATGTCGGCTCAATGTCACTG CTGCTGATGAGCCCAAACCTCAGAGACCAACAGAGAGTCCACAACCAGAGAGTCCACAACCAGAGAGTCGAGGAAGGATCGGCCTTTACGTTGGACTGGGACTGGCAGCAGCTCTACTGTTTGTCTGTACCATCTTTGCAGTCAAAGTCTATTTAACTAAATGTACTGataagaaagaaaacaatgcatcCACAGACACTGATGTTACCAGAGAAACAACTCATGAGGACGTACAGGAGCCTGTGAGTGAGTCATTAGAGCACTGA
- the LOC125884455 gene encoding uncharacterized protein LOC125884455 isoform X4 encodes MMCIILLLINLTSCVCGTFVVNVTQTSYQAEENHNITLEWMFTTKPGSSLHSLYIYCQLFTDLRPSVLFRLHGGVEVPEFQDEQFTGRVQCDKDVLREGRLRLHVSRLRTDDSGLYMCDVSTHYGGSAATCRLTVTAADEPKPQRPTESPQPESPQPESRGRIGLYVGLGLAAALLFVCTIFAVKVYLTKCTDKKENNASTDTDVTRETTHEDVQEPVSESLEH; translated from the exons ATGATGTGCATCATCCTGCTGCTCATCAACCTGACCTcctgtgtctgtg GAACATTTGTAGTCaatgtgacacagacctcctatCAGGCAGAGGAGAACCACAACATCACACTGGAGTGGATGTTCACCACCAAACCTGGCAGCTCCCTCCACTCCCTTTATATCTACTGTCAACTGTTCACTGATCTCAGACCATCAGTCCTGTTTCGTCTACATGGAGGTGTTGAGGTCCCAGAGTTTCAGGATGAACAGTTTACAGGACGAGTCCAGTGTGACAAAGACGTCCTCAGAGAGGGACGACTCAGACTTCACGTGTCCAGACTCAGGACTGATGACTCAGGACTGTACATGTGTGATGTGTCCACACATTATGGTGGGAGCGCTGCTACATGTCGGCTCACTGTCACTG CTGCTGATGAGCCCAAACCTCAGAGACCAACAGAGAGTCCACAACCAGAGAGTCCACAACCAGAGAGTCGAGGAAGGATCGGCCTTTACGTTGGACTGGGACTGGCAGCAGCTCTACTGTTTGTCTGTACCATCTTTGCAGTCAAAGTCTATTTAACTAAATGTACTGataagaaagaaaacaatgcatcCACAGACACTGATGTTACCAGAGAAACAACTCATGAGGACGTACAGGAGCCTGTGAGTGAGTCATTAGAGCACTGA
- the LOC125884455 gene encoding uncharacterized protein LOC125884455 isoform X1 yields MMCIILLLINLTSCVCGTFVVNVTQTSYQAEENHNITLEWMFTTKPGSSLHSLYIYCQLFTDLRPSVLFRLHGGVEVPEFQDEQFTGRVQCDKDVLREGRLRLHVSRLRTDDSGLYMCDVSTHYGGSAATCRLTVTAAADEPKPQRPTESPQPESPQPESRGRIGLYVGLGLAAALLFVCTIFAVKVYLTKCTDKKENNASTDTDVTRETTHEDVQEPVSESLEH; encoded by the exons ATGATGTGCATCATCCTGCTGCTCATCAACCTGACCTcctgtgtctgtg GAACATTTGTAGTCaatgtgacacagacctcctatCAGGCAGAGGAGAACCACAACATCACACTGGAGTGGATGTTCACCACCAAACCTGGCAGCTCCCTCCACTCCCTTTATATCTACTGTCAACTGTTCACTGATCTCAGACCATCAGTCCTGTTTCGTCTACATGGAGGTGTTGAGGTCCCAGAGTTTCAGGATGAACAGTTTACAGGACGAGTCCAGTGTGACAAAGACGTCCTCAGAGAGGGACGACTCAGACTTCACGTGTCCAGACTCAGGACTGATGACTCAGGACTGTACATGTGTGATGTGTCCACACATTATGGTGGGAGCGCTGCTACATGTCGGCTCACTGTCACTG caGCTGCTGATGAGCCCAAACCTCAGAGACCAACAGAGAGTCCACAACCAGAGAGTCCACAACCAGAGAGTCGAGGAAGGATCGGCCTTTACGTTGGACTGGGACTGGCAGCAGCTCTACTGTTTGTCTGTACCATCTTTGCAGTCAAAGTCTATTTAACTAAATGTACTGataagaaagaaaacaatgcatcCACAGACACTGATGTTACCAGAGAAACAACTCATGAGGACGTACAGGAGCCTGTGAGTGAGTCATTAGAGCACTGA
- the LOC125884455 gene encoding uncharacterized protein LOC125884455 isoform X10, protein MMCIILLLINLTSCVCGTFVVNVTQTSYQAEEDHNITLEWMFTTKPGSSLHSLYIYCELLTDLRASGLFHLHGGVEVPESQDEQFTGRVQCDKDVLREGRLRLHVSRLRTNDSGLYMCEVSTRYGGSTATCRLNVTAADEPKPQRPTESPQPESRGRIGLYVGLGLAAALLICITLCAVKVCFTRFTDKKKTMHPQKLRTLRC, encoded by the exons ATGATGTGCATCATCCTGCTGCTCATCAACCTGACCTcctgtgtctgtg GAACATTTGTAGTCaatgtgacacagacctcctatCAGGCAGAGGAGGACCACAACATCACACTGGAGTGGATGTTCACCACCAAACCTGGCAGCTCCCTCCACTCCCTTTATATCTACTGTGAACTGTTAACTGATCTCAGAGCCTCAGGTCTGTTTCATCTACATGGAGGTGTTGAGGTCCCAGAGTCTCAGGATGAACAGTTTACAGGACGAGTCCAGTGTGACAAAGACGTCCTCAGAGAGGGACGACTCAGACTTCATGTGTCCAGACTCAGGACTAATGACTCAGGACTGTACATGTGTGAAGTGTCCACACGTTATGGCGGCAGCACTGCTACATGTCGGCTCAATGTCACTG CTGCTGATGAGCCCAAACCTCAGAGACCAACAGAGAGTCCACAACCAGAGAGTCGAGGAAGGATAGGCCTCTACGTTGGACTGGGACTGGCAGCAGCTCTACTGATTTGCATCACTCTCTGTGCTGTCAAAGTCTGTTTTACTAGATTTACTGATAAGAAAAAAACTATGCATCCacagaagctgaggacactgagatGCTGA
- the LOC125884455 gene encoding uncharacterized protein LOC125884455 isoform X9 translates to MMCIILLLINLTSCVCGTFVVNVTQTSYQAEENHNITLEWMFTTKPGSSLHSLYIYCQLFTDLRPSVLFRLHGGVEVPEFQDEQFTGRVQCDKDVLREGRLRLHVSRLRTDDSGLYMCDVSTHYGGSAATCRLTVTAAADEPKPQRPTESPQPESRGRIGLYVGLGLAAALLICITLCAVKVCFTRFTDKKKTMHPQKLRTLRC, encoded by the exons ATGATGTGCATCATCCTGCTGCTCATCAACCTGACCTcctgtgtctgtg GAACATTTGTAGTCaatgtgacacagacctcctatCAGGCAGAGGAGAACCACAACATCACACTGGAGTGGATGTTCACCACCAAACCTGGCAGCTCCCTCCACTCCCTTTATATCTACTGTCAACTGTTCACTGATCTCAGACCATCAGTCCTGTTTCGTCTACATGGAGGTGTTGAGGTCCCAGAGTTTCAGGATGAACAGTTTACAGGACGAGTCCAGTGTGACAAAGACGTCCTCAGAGAGGGACGACTCAGACTTCACGTGTCCAGACTCAGGACTGATGACTCAGGACTGTACATGTGTGATGTGTCCACACATTATGGTGGGAGCGCTGCTACATGTCGGCTCACTGTCACTG caGCTGCTGATGAGCCCAAACCTCAGAGACCAACAGAGAGTCCACAACCAGAGAGTCGAGGAAGGATAGGCCTCTACGTTGGACTGGGACTGGCAGCAGCTCTACTGATTTGCATCACTCTCTGTGCTGTCAAAGTCTGTTTTACTAGATTTACTGATAAGAAAAAAACTATGCATCCacagaagctgaggacactgagatGCTGA
- the LOC125884455 gene encoding uncharacterized protein LOC125884455 isoform X11: MMCIILLLINLTSCVCGTFVVNVTQTSYQAEENHNITLEWMFTTKPGSSLHSLYIYCQLFTDLRPSVLFRLHGGVEVPEFQDEQFTGRVQCDKDVLREGRLRLHVSRLRTDDSGLYMCDVSTHYGGSAATCRLTVTAADEPKPQRPTESPQPESRGRIGLYVGLGLAAALLICITLCAVKVCFTRFTDKKKTMHPQKLRTLRC; encoded by the exons ATGATGTGCATCATCCTGCTGCTCATCAACCTGACCTcctgtgtctgtg GAACATTTGTAGTCaatgtgacacagacctcctatCAGGCAGAGGAGAACCACAACATCACACTGGAGTGGATGTTCACCACCAAACCTGGCAGCTCCCTCCACTCCCTTTATATCTACTGTCAACTGTTCACTGATCTCAGACCATCAGTCCTGTTTCGTCTACATGGAGGTGTTGAGGTCCCAGAGTTTCAGGATGAACAGTTTACAGGACGAGTCCAGTGTGACAAAGACGTCCTCAGAGAGGGACGACTCAGACTTCACGTGTCCAGACTCAGGACTGATGACTCAGGACTGTACATGTGTGATGTGTCCACACATTATGGTGGGAGCGCTGCTACATGTCGGCTCACTGTCACTG CTGCTGATGAGCCCAAACCTCAGAGACCAACAGAGAGTCCACAACCAGAGAGTCGAGGAAGGATAGGCCTCTACGTTGGACTGGGACTGGCAGCAGCTCTACTGATTTGCATCACTCTCTGTGCTGTCAAAGTCTGTTTTACTAGATTTACTGATAAGAAAAAAACTATGCATCCacagaagctgaggacactgagatGCTGA
- the LOC125884455 gene encoding uncharacterized protein LOC125884455 isoform X7, translating to MMCIILLLINLTSCVCGTFVVNVTQTSYQAEENHNITLEWMFTTKPGSSLHSLYIYCQLFTDLRPSVLFRLHGGVEVPEFQDEQFTGRVQCDKDVLREGRLRLHVSRLRTDDSGLYMCDVSTHYGGSAATCRLTVTAAADEPKPQRPTESPQPESRGRIGLYIGLGLAAAALLICITLCAVKVYLTKCTDKKENNASTDTEVTRETTHEDVQEPVSESLEH from the exons ATGATGTGCATCATCCTGCTGCTCATCAACCTGACCTcctgtgtctgtg GAACATTTGTAGTCaatgtgacacagacctcctatCAGGCAGAGGAGAACCACAACATCACACTGGAGTGGATGTTCACCACCAAACCTGGCAGCTCCCTCCACTCCCTTTATATCTACTGTCAACTGTTCACTGATCTCAGACCATCAGTCCTGTTTCGTCTACATGGAGGTGTTGAGGTCCCAGAGTTTCAGGATGAACAGTTTACAGGACGAGTCCAGTGTGACAAAGACGTCCTCAGAGAGGGACGACTCAGACTTCACGTGTCCAGACTCAGGACTGATGACTCAGGACTGTACATGTGTGATGTGTCCACACATTATGGTGGGAGCGCTGCTACATGTCGGCTCACTGTCACTG caGCTGCTGATGAGCCCAAACCTCAGAGACCAACAGAGAGTCCACAACCAGAGAGTCGAGGAAGGATCGGCCTCTACATTGGACTGGgactggcagcagcagctctactgaTTTGCATCACTCTCTGTGCAGTCAAAGTCTATTTAACTAAATGTACTGataagaaagaaaacaatgcatcCACAGACACTGAAGTTACCAGAGAAACAACTCATGAGGACGTACAGGAGCCTGTGAGTGAGTCATTAGAGCACTGA
- the LOC125884455 gene encoding uncharacterized protein LOC125884455 isoform X8: protein MMCIILLLINLTSCVCGTFVVNVTQTSYQAEENHNITLEWMFTTKPGSSLHSLYIYCQLFTDLRPSVLFRLHGGVEVPEFQDEQFTGRVQCDKDVLREGRLRLHVSRLRTDDSGLYMCDVSTHYGGSAATCRLTVTAADEPKPQRPTESPQPESRGRIGLYIGLGLAAAALLICITLCAVKVYLTKCTDKKENNASTDTEVTRETTHEDVQEPVSESLEH from the exons ATGATGTGCATCATCCTGCTGCTCATCAACCTGACCTcctgtgtctgtg GAACATTTGTAGTCaatgtgacacagacctcctatCAGGCAGAGGAGAACCACAACATCACACTGGAGTGGATGTTCACCACCAAACCTGGCAGCTCCCTCCACTCCCTTTATATCTACTGTCAACTGTTCACTGATCTCAGACCATCAGTCCTGTTTCGTCTACATGGAGGTGTTGAGGTCCCAGAGTTTCAGGATGAACAGTTTACAGGACGAGTCCAGTGTGACAAAGACGTCCTCAGAGAGGGACGACTCAGACTTCACGTGTCCAGACTCAGGACTGATGACTCAGGACTGTACATGTGTGATGTGTCCACACATTATGGTGGGAGCGCTGCTACATGTCGGCTCACTGTCACTG CTGCTGATGAGCCCAAACCTCAGAGACCAACAGAGAGTCCACAACCAGAGAGTCGAGGAAGGATCGGCCTCTACATTGGACTGGgactggcagcagcagctctactgaTTTGCATCACTCTCTGTGCAGTCAAAGTCTATTTAACTAAATGTACTGataagaaagaaaacaatgcatcCACAGACACTGAAGTTACCAGAGAAACAACTCATGAGGACGTACAGGAGCCTGTGAGTGAGTCATTAGAGCACTGA